A single window of Amphiura filiformis chromosome 17, Afil_fr2py, whole genome shotgun sequence DNA harbors:
- the LOC140138010 gene encoding metal-response element-binding transcription factor 2-like isoform X2, translated as MDKGSSPKKSPPQLSPPPIFSPYSPNNNNSPPDICSDGPHLVKHDNGVQDSPPRLRREVQASPPKLSPKDGKESMSSEQEEKEGDEMFSSPTPSTSSKKSGSPCQFTIELDVLARWSDGLVYLGTILKVDEDLHRCFVVRFEDNSEHWVLFKDLQKGRTHKKNSEITCVMCESGLSESPDEIVICDKCELGYHQLCHRPNIDSRILLTPDEPWFCRQCVFANSTKIGGALKRGATARAFQEVKKNLPYKLESIHWDTAHKTNKERCYCYCGGPGDWYLKMLQCCRCKQWFHEACVQCLDIPMMYGDRFYIFVCSVCNDGPEYLKKLPLKWVDLAHLLLYNLTLLHTKKYYDLDAEIMPFLMEHWNNLQIAELGGTTRLDKQEHMLTALNSTKMKFVCGREVKKKIALWGLRVRNSPVPPTVVLPAVGQITDEIMEDLQMKGRKVVTFVPVPSTSPVPLISRKKGKKRTLSESGEEEDKSKKKLERKEKKERKKLEKAISSGQVGKPYSANQSYKGYRGTDNFANLLNLSPVKKGQSVLDSIQPLESTFKCGGRGICKHKLEDELKAAAMGRPCNRSSEGKPILQKKVV; from the exons AAGATTCTCCGCCTAGACTCAGACGGGAAGTGCAAGCTTCACCACCAAAGCTTAGTCCCAAGGACGGGAAGGAATCTATGTCATCCGAACAGGAGGAGAAGGAGGGGGATGAAATGTTTTCCTCACCAACTCCGAGCACCAGCAGTAAGAAATCTGGAAGTCCTTGCCAATTTACAATTGAGTTGGATGTGTTAGCACGGTGGTCAGATGGATTAGTGTATTTAGGTACTATTTTGAAG GTAGACGAGGATTTACATCGGTGTTTCGTCGTCAGATTTGAAGACAACTCAGAACATTGGGTGCTATTTAAAGATTTGCAAAAAG GTCGAACTCACAAAAAGAATAGCGAGATAACTTGTGTAATGTGTGAAAGTGGTCTTTCTGAATCGCCTGATGAAATAGTCATATGCGATAAGTGTGAACTTG gTTATCATCAATTATGTCATAGACCTAACATAGATAGCCGTATTCTACTGACCCCTGATGAGCCATGGTTCTGTAGACAGTGTGTATTTGCTAATTCAACAAAG ATTGGTGGCGCTTTAAAAAGAGGTGCCACGGCTAGAGCATTCCAAGAAGTGAAAAAGAATTTACCTTATAAG CTTGAAAGCATCCATTGGGATACAGCTCATAAAACTAACAAAGAAAGATGTTATTGTTATTGCGGGGGACCTGGCGA TTGGTATCTGAAGATGCTGCAGTGTTGTAGATGTAAACAGTGGTTTCATGAAG CATGTGTACAGTGTCTTGATATACCTATGATGTATGGAGATAG ATTTTATATTTTTGTGTGCTCTGTTTGTAATGATGGGCCAGAATATTTGAAAAAGTTACCACTTAAATG GGTGGACTTGGCTCATCTGCTTCTTTACAATCTTACCTTACTACATACCAAAAAGTATTATGATTTGGATGCAGAAATTATGCCCTTCCTCATGGAACATTGGAATAACCTTCAGATTGCGGAG CTTGGAGGTACTACCAGATTAGACAAACAGGAACATATGTTGACTGCATTAAACAGCACAAAAATGAA ATTTGTATGCGGCCGAGAAGTTAAGAAAAAAATCGCCCTGTGGGGGTTGCGAGTAAGGAATTCACCTGTTCCTCCCACTGTAGTCCTACCAGCTGTTGGGCAGATCACAGATGAGATCATGGAGGATTTGCAGATGAAAGGAAGAAAGGTCGTCACATTTGTCCCTGTTCCAAG TACATCTCCAGTTCCTTTAATCTCAAGAAAGAAAGGTAAAAAGAGGACTCTATCCGAGTCTGGTGAAGAAGAAGACAAATCAAAGAAGAAACTTGAGAGGAAGGagaagaaagagaggaagaaattAGAGAAAGCAATTAGTTCT GGACAAGTTGGTAAGCCATATAGCGCAAACCAATCCTACAAAGGGTACAGAGGTACAGACAATTTTGCAAACCTCTTAAATCTCTCACCCGTCAAAAAAGGACAATCTGTGTTAGACTCCATACAGCCATTAGAATCTACCTTCAAGTGTGGAGGTAGAGGCATTTGTAAACACAAGTTAGAAGATGAATTGAAAGCTGCTGCAATGGGGCGCCCTTGCAACCGGAGCTCCGAGGGGAAACCGATCCTGCAAAAGAAAGTGGTATAG
- the LOC140138010 gene encoding metal-response element-binding transcription factor 2-like isoform X1, producing the protein MDKGSSPKKSPPQLSPPPIFSPYSPNNNNSPPDICSDGPHLVKHDNGVQDSPPRLRREVQASPPKLSPKDGKESMSSEQEEKEGDEMFSSPTPSTSSKKSGSPCQFTIELDVLARWSDGLVYLGTILKVDEDLHRCFVVRFEDNSEHWVLFKDLQKGRTHKKNSEITCVMCESGLSESPDEIVICDKCELGYHQLCHRPNIDSRILLTPDEPWFCRQCVFANSTKIGGALKRGATARAFQEVKKNLPYKLESIHWDTAHKTNKERCYCYCGGPGDWYLKMLQCCRCKQWFHEACVQCLDIPMMYGDRFYIFVCSVCNDGPEYLKKLPLKWVDLAHLLLYNLTLLHTKKYYDLDAEIMPFLMEHWNNLQIAELGGTTRLDKQEHMLTALNSTKMKFVCGREVKKKIALWGLRVRNSPVPPTVVLPAVGQITDEIMEDLQMKGRKVVTFVPVPRINFESRCTRMSESSSTSPVPLISRKKGKKRTLSESGEEEDKSKKKLERKEKKERKKLEKAISSGQVGKPYSANQSYKGYRGTDNFANLLNLSPVKKGQSVLDSIQPLESTFKCGGRGICKHKLEDELKAAAMGRPCNRSSEGKPILQKKVV; encoded by the exons AAGATTCTCCGCCTAGACTCAGACGGGAAGTGCAAGCTTCACCACCAAAGCTTAGTCCCAAGGACGGGAAGGAATCTATGTCATCCGAACAGGAGGAGAAGGAGGGGGATGAAATGTTTTCCTCACCAACTCCGAGCACCAGCAGTAAGAAATCTGGAAGTCCTTGCCAATTTACAATTGAGTTGGATGTGTTAGCACGGTGGTCAGATGGATTAGTGTATTTAGGTACTATTTTGAAG GTAGACGAGGATTTACATCGGTGTTTCGTCGTCAGATTTGAAGACAACTCAGAACATTGGGTGCTATTTAAAGATTTGCAAAAAG GTCGAACTCACAAAAAGAATAGCGAGATAACTTGTGTAATGTGTGAAAGTGGTCTTTCTGAATCGCCTGATGAAATAGTCATATGCGATAAGTGTGAACTTG gTTATCATCAATTATGTCATAGACCTAACATAGATAGCCGTATTCTACTGACCCCTGATGAGCCATGGTTCTGTAGACAGTGTGTATTTGCTAATTCAACAAAG ATTGGTGGCGCTTTAAAAAGAGGTGCCACGGCTAGAGCATTCCAAGAAGTGAAAAAGAATTTACCTTATAAG CTTGAAAGCATCCATTGGGATACAGCTCATAAAACTAACAAAGAAAGATGTTATTGTTATTGCGGGGGACCTGGCGA TTGGTATCTGAAGATGCTGCAGTGTTGTAGATGTAAACAGTGGTTTCATGAAG CATGTGTACAGTGTCTTGATATACCTATGATGTATGGAGATAG ATTTTATATTTTTGTGTGCTCTGTTTGTAATGATGGGCCAGAATATTTGAAAAAGTTACCACTTAAATG GGTGGACTTGGCTCATCTGCTTCTTTACAATCTTACCTTACTACATACCAAAAAGTATTATGATTTGGATGCAGAAATTATGCCCTTCCTCATGGAACATTGGAATAACCTTCAGATTGCGGAG CTTGGAGGTACTACCAGATTAGACAAACAGGAACATATGTTGACTGCATTAAACAGCACAAAAATGAA ATTTGTATGCGGCCGAGAAGTTAAGAAAAAAATCGCCCTGTGGGGGTTGCGAGTAAGGAATTCACCTGTTCCTCCCACTGTAGTCCTACCAGCTGTTGGGCAGATCACAGATGAGATCATGGAGGATTTGCAGATGAAAGGAAGAAAGGTCGTCACATTTGTCCCTGTTCCAAG GATTAATTTTGAAAGTAGGTGTACTAGGATGTCCGAGTCCAGTAG TACATCTCCAGTTCCTTTAATCTCAAGAAAGAAAGGTAAAAAGAGGACTCTATCCGAGTCTGGTGAAGAAGAAGACAAATCAAAGAAGAAACTTGAGAGGAAGGagaagaaagagaggaagaaattAGAGAAAGCAATTAGTTCT GGACAAGTTGGTAAGCCATATAGCGCAAACCAATCCTACAAAGGGTACAGAGGTACAGACAATTTTGCAAACCTCTTAAATCTCTCACCCGTCAAAAAAGGACAATCTGTGTTAGACTCCATACAGCCATTAGAATCTACCTTCAAGTGTGGAGGTAGAGGCATTTGTAAACACAAGTTAGAAGATGAATTGAAAGCTGCTGCAATGGGGCGCCCTTGCAACCGGAGCTCCGAGGGGAAACCGATCCTGCAAAAGAAAGTGGTATAG